From Marinobacterium sp. LSUCC0821, a single genomic window includes:
- the nhaD gene encoding sodium:proton antiporter NhaD, producing MKNLKSFSKNLLGTLGMLLITTSQALANTGEFIGMTDTVFGYVALAIFVLGYLFVVTEEKTHLAKSKPMMVAAGLIWIVVGLAYAYEGQQAIASAAFQRVVLEYAELFLFLLSAMTFIHMMEERHVFLALRSWLIARDFSLRRVFWATGGLTFLLSPIADNLSTALLMGAVVMAVGGRTNKFVVLGSINVVIAANAGGVFSPFGDITSLMVWQQHKLQFFDFFYLIPPALVSWLVPAALMHLKIPDGPPQAPHEQQRMKRGGMMVILMFISTAALSVFIHSYLELAPVLGMMTGLGVLKIYGYLLSRRDPLAHEHELRGHHLETAGSTQHLKGDHGQVVMRFDNFRVVERASWDTLMFFYGVVLSVGGLATLGYLQLASSTFYGGLGPLATNSLVGLLSALIDNIPMMYAILSMNYPLSTDQWLLVTLTIGIGGSILAIGSAAGVALMGQAAGIYTFKSHLRWSWAILLGYGLSIATHLALVATIGE from the coding sequence ATGAAAAACCTCAAATCCTTTAGCAAAAACCTGCTTGGCACTCTTGGCATGCTTCTTATCACCACTTCACAAGCACTTGCCAACACCGGAGAGTTCATTGGGATGACTGATACCGTTTTTGGCTATGTAGCTCTCGCGATTTTTGTCTTGGGATATCTATTTGTCGTTACCGAAGAGAAGACCCACCTAGCAAAATCAAAACCTATGATGGTTGCAGCTGGATTGATCTGGATAGTAGTTGGATTGGCTTATGCGTATGAGGGACAACAGGCTATCGCCAGCGCTGCTTTTCAACGAGTCGTTTTAGAGTATGCGGAGCTTTTTCTATTCCTGCTTTCGGCAATGACTTTCATACATATGATGGAGGAGCGACACGTATTTCTTGCCCTTCGCAGTTGGCTTATTGCCAGAGACTTCTCGTTACGAAGAGTCTTTTGGGCAACAGGAGGGCTAACATTCCTACTTTCCCCTATCGCAGACAACCTCTCGACGGCACTTCTAATGGGTGCCGTTGTTATGGCGGTCGGAGGTAGAACCAACAAATTTGTAGTCCTGGGGTCAATCAACGTAGTCATTGCAGCAAATGCAGGCGGTGTATTCTCCCCCTTTGGCGACATCACCTCTTTAATGGTTTGGCAGCAACACAAACTACAGTTTTTCGACTTTTTCTACCTAATCCCCCCTGCCCTAGTGAGCTGGTTAGTACCTGCTGCACTGATGCACCTCAAGATCCCCGATGGCCCACCACAAGCACCGCATGAACAGCAACGCATGAAGCGAGGCGGCATGATGGTCATATTGATGTTCATCTCAACGGCTGCGCTCTCAGTGTTTATACATAGCTATCTTGAACTCGCGCCAGTCCTAGGGATGATGACAGGGCTTGGGGTGCTTAAAATTTATGGTTATCTGCTAAGCAGAAGAGACCCTTTAGCTCACGAGCACGAGCTTCGTGGCCATCATCTAGAGACAGCAGGCTCGACCCAGCATTTAAAAGGTGATCACGGCCAGGTGGTCATGAGATTTGATAATTTCAGAGTCGTTGAGCGCGCAAGCTGGGACACACTCATGTTCTTTTACGGGGTAGTCCTGAGCGTTGGAGGATTGGCGACGTTGGGGTATCTCCAGCTCGCCTCCTCAACTTTCTATGGGGGCTTAGGACCCTTAGCGACCAACTCATTAGTCGGACTGCTTTCTGCACTGATCGACAACATTCCCATGATGTACGCCATTCTCTCAATGAACTATCCATTGAGCACCGATCAGTGGTTACTCGTTACGCTTACGATAGGGATAGGCGGTTCAATTCTAGCTATTGGCTCTGCAGCGGGTGTTGCCCTTATGGGACAGGCCGCGGGCATCTACACCTTTAAATCTCATCTTCGCTGGAGTTGGGCTATATTACTTGGATACGGTCTGAGTATCGCAACACATCTAGCGCTTGTAGCAACGATCGGGGAGTAA
- the prfB gene encoding peptide chain release factor 2, with translation MEINPIVNRIKEYASRTKELRGYLEYDEKRERLEEVERELEDPAIWNNPENAQKLGRERSALEEIIKSIDELTDGCNDCLELLEMAVEENDEGTVAEVDSEVTRLGAILSQLEFRRMFSGEADANNAFLDIQAGSGGTEAQDWASMMLRMFLRWGEAHGFKTEIMEVSDGDVAGIKSATIRFEGEYAFGWLRTETGVHRLVRKSPFDSGGRRHTSFSSVFVSPEIDDNVEIEINPADLRVDVYRASGAGGQHVNRTESAVRITHGPSGIVVQSQAQRSQHQNKDNCMKQLRSKLYEMEMLKRREAAQEQEDNKADIGWGSQIRSYVLDDSRIKDLRTGVQSSNCDRVLDGDLDMFIEASLKAGL, from the coding sequence ATGGAAATTAATCCTATCGTAAACCGCATTAAAGAGTACGCGTCGCGTACTAAAGAGTTGCGTGGCTATCTTGAATACGATGAGAAACGCGAACGCCTTGAAGAGGTTGAGCGCGAGCTAGAAGATCCAGCCATCTGGAATAATCCAGAAAACGCCCAGAAACTTGGCCGAGAGCGCTCTGCGCTTGAAGAGATTATCAAGTCGATTGATGAGCTCACGGATGGTTGTAACGACTGTCTTGAACTGCTCGAGATGGCAGTTGAAGAGAACGATGAAGGGACAGTCGCTGAGGTTGACTCAGAGGTGACTCGTCTTGGTGCCATTCTTTCGCAACTTGAGTTTCGTCGTATGTTCTCAGGTGAAGCGGATGCTAATAACGCCTTCCTAGACATTCAGGCAGGTTCAGGCGGAACTGAAGCCCAAGACTGGGCTAGCATGATGCTACGCATGTTCCTGCGTTGGGGTGAGGCGCACGGTTTTAAAACAGAGATCATGGAGGTCTCTGACGGTGATGTGGCAGGTATTAAATCTGCAACTATTCGCTTTGAAGGTGAGTATGCATTTGGTTGGCTACGTACCGAGACGGGTGTGCACCGTCTAGTGCGTAAAAGCCCATTTGACTCTGGTGGTCGTCGCCATACCTCATTCTCATCAGTTTTCGTCTCTCCTGAGATTGATGACAATGTAGAGATTGAGATTAATCCAGCTGACCTTCGTGTCGATGTTTACCGTGCCTCTGGTGCCGGTGGTCAGCACGTCAACCGTACTGAGTCGGCAGTTCGTATTACGCACGGACCTTCAGGTATTGTGGTGCAGAGTCAGGCACAGCGTTCGCAACACCAGAACAAAGATAACTGTATGAAACAGCTCCGCTCTAAACTTTATGAGATGGAGATGTTGAAGCGTCGTGAAGCGGCTCAAGAGCAGGAAGATAACAAAGCGGACATCGGGTGGGGCAGCCAAATTCGCTCTTATGTTCTCGATGACTCGCGCATTAAAGATCTTCGCACCGGTGTTCAGAGTTCAAACTGTGATCGCGTTCTTGATGGCGATCTAGATATGTTTATCGAAGCTAGCTTGAAAGCTGGCCTCTAA
- the lysS gene encoding lysine--tRNA ligase, which produces MSDNTQLDENRLIAERREKLTALREQGNAFPNTFRRDAYAQELQDAHGEKSKEELEGAGIKVSIAGRVMLNRGAFMVLQDMSGRIQAYVNKEAREFAKTLDLGDIVGITGELHKSGKGDLYVDMGEFQLLTKSLRPLPDKHHGLQDTEVRYRQRYIDLITNLQSRDVFETRFKIIAAIRQFLNERRFLEVETPMLQAIPGGASARPFVTHHNALDIGMYLRIAPELYLKRLVVGGFERVFEINRNFRNEGLSTRHNPEFTMIEFYQAYADYKDLMDLTEAMLRTVAQQVLGTTTIINTVRNEEGEVLETFEYDLEKPFARMSVFDAILAYNPDITAEALSNEHAARQIAERLDIDVKDGWGLGKIQIEIFEETVEHLLQQPTFITEYPTEVSPLARRNDDNPFVTDRFEFFVAGRELANGFSELNDAEDQAERFRKQVEEKDAGDDEAMHYDADFVTALEYGLPPTAGEGIGIDRLVMLFTDSPSIRDVILFPAMRPRN; this is translated from the coding sequence ATGTCTGATAACACACAATTGGATGAAAACCGCTTGATTGCAGAGCGTCGTGAAAAACTAACGGCGCTTCGTGAACAGGGTAACGCTTTCCCAAATACCTTCCGTCGTGATGCATACGCGCAGGAACTTCAGGATGCTCATGGCGAAAAGAGCAAAGAGGAGTTGGAAGGTGCCGGTATTAAGGTCTCTATCGCTGGTCGTGTAATGCTAAACCGCGGTGCTTTCATGGTGCTGCAGGACATGAGTGGCCGTATTCAGGCCTACGTGAATAAAGAGGCTCGTGAATTTGCTAAGACTCTGGACTTGGGTGATATCGTGGGTATTACCGGTGAGCTGCACAAGTCAGGCAAAGGTGATCTCTATGTTGATATGGGCGAATTCCAGCTCCTAACTAAGAGCCTGCGTCCACTTCCGGATAAGCACCACGGTCTTCAGGATACTGAGGTTCGATACCGTCAGCGTTACATTGATCTCATAACCAATCTGCAATCACGTGATGTATTTGAAACGCGCTTTAAGATCATTGCGGCTATTCGTCAGTTCCTTAATGAGCGTCGTTTCCTTGAAGTTGAAACACCAATGCTACAGGCGATCCCAGGTGGTGCTTCAGCGCGTCCATTTGTTACGCATCACAATGCACTAGATATCGGTATGTACCTTCGTATCGCTCCAGAGCTCTACCTAAAACGTCTTGTTGTAGGTGGTTTTGAACGTGTGTTTGAGATCAACCGTAACTTCCGTAACGAAGGCCTATCAACGCGCCACAACCCAGAATTCACAATGATTGAGTTCTACCAGGCATACGCTGATTATAAGGATCTTATGGATCTAACAGAGGCGATGCTTCGCACAGTTGCACAGCAAGTTTTGGGTACTACTACCATCATCAACACTGTTCGCAACGAAGAGGGTGAAGTGCTTGAGACCTTTGAATACGATCTCGAGAAGCCGTTTGCGCGCATGTCCGTATTTGATGCAATCCTTGCATACAACCCTGATATCACAGCCGAAGCGCTATCTAACGAACATGCCGCTCGTCAGATTGCAGAGCGTCTAGATATCGATGTTAAAGATGGTTGGGGCCTAGGTAAGATTCAGATCGAAATCTTTGAAGAGACAGTTGAACACCTTCTTCAGCAGCCAACATTCATTACAGAATACCCAACGGAAGTTTCACCGCTTGCACGTCGCAATGATGACAACCCATTTGTGACGGACCGTTTCGAGTTCTTCGTTGCGGGCCGTGAACTTGCGAACGGCTTCTCGGAGCTTAACGATGCCGAAGATCAGGCAGAGCGCTTCCGCAAACAGGTTGAAGAGAAAGATGCGGGTGATGATGAAGCGATGCACTACGATGCAGACTTTGTGACTGCTCTTGAGTATGGTCTGCCACCAACCGCGGGTGAAGGTATCGGTATCGACCGTCTTGTGATGTTATTCACTGACTCGCCATCGATTCGTGATGTCATCCTCTTCCCAGCTATGCGTCCTCGCAACTAA
- the ung gene encoding uracil-DNA glycosylase, which yields MLEQAPSWREVLAPEFEKPYLQELLGFLEKRRTKGAVIYPDSDHWFHALEMTPLDQVKVVILGQDPYHQPGQAHGLSFSVKPGVKVPPSLRNIYKELATDVGFKVPNHGSLESWAKQGVLLLNAVLTVEDSAANAHQGRGWEQFTDKIIELVNDRCSHSVFILWGSYAQKKGAMVDQERHLVISSAHPSPLSAHRGFLGSQPFSKVNQWLISQGQTAIDWQLPIETSDPNALIQTALDLTHTEAEG from the coding sequence ATGCTTGAGCAAGCGCCATCCTGGCGTGAGGTGCTTGCACCTGAATTTGAAAAGCCTTATTTGCAGGAGCTATTGGGGTTTCTAGAAAAACGACGGACTAAAGGGGCTGTGATTTACCCCGATTCTGATCATTGGTTCCATGCACTAGAGATGACCCCTCTCGATCAAGTGAAAGTGGTTATTCTAGGGCAGGACCCTTATCACCAGCCTGGCCAAGCTCACGGGCTTAGTTTCTCTGTTAAACCTGGTGTCAAAGTTCCCCCTTCGTTGCGTAATATCTACAAAGAGCTCGCAACAGATGTAGGTTTTAAGGTGCCTAATCACGGTTCACTTGAGAGTTGGGCAAAACAGGGTGTGTTGTTGTTGAATGCTGTGCTAACCGTTGAAGATAGTGCGGCGAACGCGCATCAGGGGCGAGGTTGGGAGCAATTTACCGATAAGATAATTGAGCTGGTCAATGACCGTTGCTCGCACTCTGTGTTTATTCTGTGGGGGAGTTATGCGCAGAAAAAAGGTGCCATGGTTGATCAGGAAAGGCATCTCGTGATCAGTAGTGCTCACCCTTCACCACTCTCGGCACATCGAGGTTTTTTGGGAAGTCAGCCATTTTCGAAAGTGAATCAATGGCTGATATCGCAGGGTCAAACTGCTATCGATTGGCAGTTGCCCATAGAGACTTCTGATCCTAACGCTTTGATTCAAACAGCCTTGGATCTAACTCATACGGAAGCGGAAGGTTAG
- a CDS encoding folate-binding protein YgfZ yields the protein MMQSFATQLTNSKLFQVKGVDAEKFLQGQLTADIAQLAKTGHSLASHCNIKGHMVGLFRIMRLDAQTYWLRVNEEIADSAFNNLKKYSIFSKVEMSFLDDAVGFGASNDQAITLTNQLGLSGEIDHFAASETTAVCKLADNLWEIWSIDSVTSSLKAQVDSPLENWIAANILQAIPDLRAATQEHFIPQMVNLQALQGVSFTKGCYTGQEIVTRLQHRGILKRAMRLYETSNETNISEGAAVLNAEGESLGEVVMSATVNEKCVLIAVVQQAAFENSTKLQLDSGEVLTNLPLPYELDPRLFESKR from the coding sequence ATGATGCAATCTTTCGCAACGCAATTAACCAATAGCAAACTCTTTCAAGTAAAGGGTGTTGATGCCGAGAAGTTTCTGCAGGGTCAGCTCACAGCAGATATCGCACAGTTAGCTAAGACTGGGCACTCGCTAGCGTCTCACTGCAACATCAAAGGACACATGGTTGGCTTATTCCGCATCATGCGCCTGGATGCGCAGACCTACTGGTTACGCGTTAACGAAGAGATTGCCGACAGCGCCTTCAACAACCTAAAGAAATACAGCATATTCTCCAAGGTTGAGATGAGCTTTCTGGACGATGCGGTTGGCTTTGGGGCTTCCAACGATCAAGCCATCACACTCACCAATCAACTTGGTTTAAGTGGTGAAATCGATCATTTCGCCGCATCCGAAACGACAGCAGTGTGCAAATTAGCTGACAATCTTTGGGAAATTTGGTCAATTGATAGCGTCACTTCATCACTCAAAGCCCAAGTCGACTCCCCACTTGAAAACTGGATAGCAGCCAACATACTCCAGGCTATTCCAGACCTTCGAGCAGCTACACAGGAGCACTTCATTCCCCAGATGGTCAACTTGCAAGCGCTGCAGGGGGTGAGCTTCACTAAAGGGTGTTACACAGGCCAGGAGATTGTCACCAGACTCCAGCACCGCGGTATTTTGAAGCGTGCGATGCGCCTGTACGAAACATCTAACGAAACCAATATTAGCGAAGGGGCTGCTGTTTTAAACGCAGAGGGCGAGTCGCTAGGTGAAGTTGTAATGTCTGCGACCGTTAACGAGAAATGCGTTTTAATCGCTGTGGTGCAGCAGGCTGCTTTTGAGAACTCAACGAAGCTGCAGTTAGACTCAGGGGAAGTTTTGACTAACCTTCCGCTTCCGTATGAGTTAGATCCAAGGCTGTTTGAATCAAAGCGTTAG
- the asd gene encoding archaetidylserine decarboxylase (Phosphatidylserine decarboxylase is synthesized as a single chain precursor. Generation of the pyruvoyl active site from a Ser is coupled to cleavage of a Gly-Ser bond between the larger (beta) and smaller (alpha chains). It is an integral membrane protein.), with the protein MKKTLFILFQQIVPQHLLSRLVGRIAECTNPKVKNWVIKKFINHFNVDMSEAERSDPRDYVNFNDFFTRALKPGARTIAEGENILVSPADGAISEIGKLEFGRILQAKGRGYGVKTLLGGSEQRAKPFINGSFATIYLSPRDYHRVHMPIGAALKEAIYVPGDLYSVNQTTAENVDNLFGRNERLVCIFETEQGPMAMVLVGAMIVAGIETVWGGQVAPMKRVPIKVFNTQAEIPLLLEKGGEMGRFKLGSTVILLFPEGDIEWSEHLKQGTPVRMGEAIATTL; encoded by the coding sequence GTGAAGAAAACTCTATTTATACTGTTCCAACAGATCGTACCCCAGCACCTATTATCACGATTGGTTGGCCGCATTGCCGAGTGCACAAACCCAAAAGTTAAAAATTGGGTGATCAAAAAGTTCATCAACCACTTCAACGTCGATATGAGTGAAGCGGAGCGTTCTGATCCAAGGGATTACGTAAACTTTAATGACTTTTTTACGCGCGCATTAAAGCCTGGTGCAAGAACCATCGCTGAAGGTGAAAACATTCTAGTCTCCCCTGCTGACGGCGCTATTTCCGAGATTGGCAAACTTGAGTTTGGTCGCATTCTTCAAGCAAAAGGGCGTGGCTATGGAGTTAAGACACTATTAGGCGGCTCTGAACAGCGCGCAAAACCGTTTATCAACGGCTCTTTCGCAACCATTTACCTATCACCGCGCGATTACCACCGTGTACATATGCCTATTGGCGCAGCTCTTAAAGAGGCGATCTATGTTCCGGGTGATCTCTACTCTGTAAACCAAACAACGGCTGAAAACGTAGATAATTTGTTCGGCCGCAATGAACGTTTGGTATGTATTTTTGAAACCGAACAGGGTCCGATGGCCATGGTGCTTGTTGGTGCAATGATTGTTGCAGGTATTGAGACCGTATGGGGCGGCCAGGTTGCTCCTATGAAGCGCGTGCCTATCAAAGTATTTAACACCCAAGCAGAGATCCCTCTTCTTCTCGAAAAAGGGGGTGAGATGGGTCGTTTTAAACTAGGTTCAACCGTCATCCTGCTCTTCCCTGAAGGTGACATTGAGTGGTCTGAACACCTGAAACAGGGCACCCCAGTTCGCATGGGTGAAGCTATAGCTACCACACTTTAA
- the rsgA gene encoding small ribosomal subunit biogenesis GTPase RsgA, with translation MAQRKVNRRQAWRIQKIQEERTARAQKRDEQIDSQLEGGDLGPEQHGLIISHFGKQVDVEVLEGELTGEIIRCHMRTHLGQLVTGDRVIWRKSPDAGVVVAVEDRDSELKRPNNHGELKPVAANIDAILIVIAVEPYAHANLIDRYLVASELSDIEPVIVLNKTDLLNDNNRERLIPLLDSYREIGYRIIYASTSDKSGLDELKAFLADRTTVFVGQSGVGKSSLVNTLLPGVDIKVGELSEATRKGRHTTTTARLFHIPEGGNLIDSPGIREFGLWHIEPTRLIDGFVDLREVTGHCKFRDCQHEAEPGCAFHEAIDKGLVSETRFLSYKQILNSMLESDFKAKEAR, from the coding sequence ATGGCGCAACGTAAAGTAAATAGACGTCAAGCTTGGAGAATCCAGAAGATCCAAGAGGAGAGAACTGCTCGCGCACAGAAACGTGATGAGCAGATAGATTCTCAGCTTGAAGGTGGCGACCTCGGTCCAGAGCAACATGGACTTATCATCTCGCACTTTGGCAAACAGGTTGACGTTGAAGTACTTGAAGGCGAGCTGACAGGTGAGATCATCCGCTGTCACATGCGCACCCATTTGGGACAGCTCGTCACTGGCGACAGAGTGATCTGGCGCAAATCACCTGATGCAGGTGTGGTTGTAGCGGTTGAGGATCGCGATTCTGAGCTGAAACGTCCCAACAACCATGGCGAACTTAAACCAGTAGCTGCAAACATTGATGCGATTTTAATCGTCATTGCTGTAGAACCCTACGCACACGCCAACCTAATTGATCGATACCTAGTGGCATCTGAATTGTCAGATATAGAGCCTGTTATTGTTCTCAACAAAACAGACCTATTAAATGACAATAATCGTGAACGCCTGATACCGCTGCTTGATAGCTATAGAGAGATTGGCTATCGAATTATCTATGCATCAACATCTGATAAAAGCGGACTGGACGAATTAAAAGCCTTTTTAGCTGATCGCACTACCGTTTTTGTTGGTCAATCTGGTGTCGGTAAATCATCGCTGGTAAACACCCTGCTTCCAGGCGTCGACATCAAAGTTGGCGAGCTATCTGAGGCTACACGCAAAGGGCGCCACACAACCACGACTGCACGACTGTTTCACATCCCAGAGGGTGGCAACCTAATCGACTCACCCGGAATTCGTGAATTTGGCCTGTGGCATATTGAACCGACTCGCTTAATCGATGGATTTGTTGACCTTCGAGAAGTGACTGGTCACTGTAAATTCAGGGACTGCCAGCACGAAGCGGAGCCTGGCTGTGCTTTTCATGAAGCGATAGATAAAGGACTGGTTAGTGAAACTCGCTTCTTGAGCTACAAGCAGATTCTAAACTCGATGTTGGAATCGGACTTCAAAGCGAAGGAAGCTAGGTAA
- the orn gene encoding oligoribonuclease, which translates to MLDKKSDKNLIWIDLEMTGLDVDRERIIEMAIIVTDPELNTLAESPVITVHQSDELLDAMDEWNTKQHGGSGLVDRVKASDTSEAEAEQSMIDFLSAYIPAGVSPMCGNSVHQDRKFLHRYMPKLEAYFHYRNLDVSTLKELARRWRPDVLETLKKQGSHLALDDIRDSIDELKHYRENFLRMDS; encoded by the coding sequence ATGCTCGATAAAAAATCCGATAAAAATTTAATCTGGATAGATCTTGAAATGACCGGATTGGATGTGGATAGAGAGCGTATTATCGAGATGGCGATTATTGTGACTGATCCGGAGCTTAATACTCTGGCAGAGAGTCCAGTGATTACAGTTCATCAGTCGGATGAACTGCTTGACGCAATGGATGAGTGGAATACCAAACAGCATGGCGGTTCAGGACTGGTTGATCGAGTAAAAGCTAGCGATACGAGTGAGGCTGAAGCAGAACAGTCTATGATCGATTTTTTATCGGCCTACATTCCTGCAGGTGTCTCTCCTATGTGCGGAAACAGTGTTCATCAGGACCGCAAATTCCTACACCGTTACATGCCAAAATTAGAGGCTTACTTCCACTATCGAAACCTCGATGTGAGCACGCTTAAAGAGCTTGCGCGTCGTTGGCGTCCCGATGTTTTAGAGACTCTCAAAAAGCAGGGGAGTCATCTTGCTTTAGATGATATTCGAGACTCTATTGATGAGCTTAAGCACTACCGAGAGAACTTCTTAAGGATGGATTCTTAA
- the queG gene encoding tRNA epoxyqueuosine(34) reductase QueG produces the protein MTTFEPSSLDNLASALKEKAFELGFQQCAITLPDMRSEESYLREWLEKNYQGEMGFLADHFEKRIDPKQLVDGTLRVIMVRMDYLPSDVKFTSILANPKKGYIARYALGRDYHKLIRNRLKHLGQWLEERCEQSIKFRPFVDSAPILERPLARDAGLGWVGKHTLLLNRSAGSWFFLGSLFIDLPLPIDTPESETHCGKCTACMDICPTNAFPAPYVLDARRCISYLTIEHRGSIPEELRPLMGNRIFGCDDCQLICPWNRFAKHTNEEDFSPRHQLDNQDLLELFSWSEEEFLTKTEGSAIRRTGYQGWRRNIAIALGNSADAKAVGVIKEALNAQTETPMVQEHLLWALNQLSSESATQTEPLPLLQHPNSKRIPD, from the coding sequence ATGACCACTTTTGAACCTAGCTCGCTCGACAATTTAGCAAGCGCTCTTAAAGAGAAGGCGTTTGAGCTGGGCTTTCAACAGTGTGCAATAACGCTTCCAGATATGCGCTCGGAAGAGAGCTATCTTCGAGAGTGGCTGGAGAAAAATTATCAGGGTGAGATGGGTTTTCTAGCTGATCACTTTGAAAAGCGTATCGACCCAAAACAGCTAGTAGATGGCACGCTTAGAGTCATTATGGTTCGCATGGACTACCTTCCTAGCGATGTTAAATTCACCTCAATATTGGCCAATCCAAAAAAGGGCTATATAGCCCGATATGCGTTAGGCAGGGATTATCACAAACTCATTAGAAACCGTTTAAAACATCTAGGACAATGGCTCGAAGAGAGGTGCGAGCAGAGCATAAAATTTCGCCCATTTGTTGATAGCGCTCCGATTTTAGAGCGCCCACTAGCCAGAGACGCAGGACTTGGCTGGGTAGGCAAACATACGCTTCTGCTTAACCGAAGCGCTGGCTCTTGGTTTTTTCTAGGCTCACTTTTTATAGACCTCCCCTTGCCTATCGATACCCCAGAGAGTGAAACCCATTGCGGCAAGTGCACAGCTTGCATGGATATCTGCCCAACCAACGCATTCCCGGCACCTTATGTTTTAGATGCCAGACGCTGCATCTCCTACCTGACGATTGAACATCGAGGCTCAATACCAGAAGAGCTCCGCCCTCTCATGGGCAACAGAATTTTTGGCTGCGATGATTGCCAACTGATCTGCCCATGGAATCGTTTTGCAAAACATACTAATGAAGAGGATTTCTCACCAAGACACCAGCTTGATAACCAAGATCTACTTGAGCTATTTAGCTGGAGCGAAGAGGAGTTTCTGACAAAGACAGAGGGTTCCGCTATTCGTAGAACAGGATACCAAGGCTGGAGACGAAATATCGCCATCGCTCTTGGCAACAGTGCCGATGCAAAAGCGGTGGGGGTGATAAAAGAGGCACTCAATGCTCAAACCGAGACACCGATGGTGCAAGAGCATCTACTCTGGGCTTTGAATCAACTCTCGAGTGAGAGTGCTACCCAAACAGAACCACTACCTCTTCTGCAGCACCCAAATTCAAAGCGAATACCTGATTGA
- a CDS encoding NAD(P)H-hydrate dehydratase translates to MSQSELHSFAPRARSAHKGDFGVVLVVGGAQGFGGAVILSAEGAMRTGAGRVALATGAESHVVASLSRMPEIMAQCVNSTTELIALIEKATVLVVGPGLGLERWGVEVAREIFKSDLPKVVDADALNLIAMGRLTAPSKAVFTPHPGEAARLLDTSVSEIEKDRRAAVCELQKRLKGVVVLKGANTLVAGDSEIFTCQAGNPGMASAGMGDLLSGIIAALMAQGFSAFEAAKLGVSLHAEAGDLAAADGERGLIASDLLMHLKPVLNR, encoded by the coding sequence ATGAGTCAGTCAGAGTTACACAGTTTTGCTCCGCGCGCTCGGTCAGCGCACAAAGGTGATTTCGGCGTTGTGCTTGTGGTTGGTGGTGCACAGGGATTTGGCGGTGCCGTTATTTTAAGTGCTGAAGGGGCAATGCGAACGGGAGCAGGACGGGTCGCCTTAGCCACTGGGGCTGAATCTCACGTTGTCGCAAGCCTAAGTCGCATGCCAGAGATTATGGCGCAGTGTGTAAATTCTACGACAGAATTGATCGCCTTAATTGAAAAGGCGACAGTTCTGGTGGTCGGTCCTGGATTGGGTCTAGAGCGCTGGGGTGTAGAGGTGGCGCGTGAGATCTTTAAATCTGACCTGCCAAAGGTGGTAGATGCCGACGCACTTAACCTGATTGCAATGGGGCGATTAACTGCACCTTCAAAAGCGGTTTTTACACCGCACCCAGGTGAGGCTGCACGTCTGCTCGATACTTCCGTTTCTGAAATTGAGAAAGATCGAAGAGCCGCTGTTTGTGAATTACAAAAGCGGTTGAAGGGTGTCGTTGTGCTAAAGGGTGCTAATACGCTAGTGGCTGGTGATAGTGAAATATTTACTTGTCAGGCCGGTAATCCAGGGATGGCCTCGGCCGGTATGGGAGATCTACTTTCTGGTATCATAGCCGCTCTTATGGCGCAGGGGTTTAGTGCCTTTGAAGCGGCAAAGCTTGGTGTTAGTTTGCATGCTGAGGCTGGAGATCTTGCTGCTGCTGACGGCGAGCGCGGATTGATAGCGTCTGATCTGTTGATGCATTTAAAGCCTGTATTAAATAGATAA